In Eleginops maclovinus isolate JMC-PN-2008 ecotype Puerto Natales chromosome 10, JC_Emac_rtc_rv5, whole genome shotgun sequence, the following proteins share a genomic window:
- the LOC134871273 gene encoding sulfotransferase 2B1-like has translation MTEAELYTVYKGLRVPSLLHTPKSLKYFEEFTFRQDDIIIVTYPKSGTTWTQEIVPLIMSGGDPASVETVPNWERVPWLEEIQASTYNLEQRPSPRMLTTHFPYNMMPPSFFEVRPKVIYVMRNPKDVFVSSFFYHRTASFLVNPGPQTEFLHKFLDGKVMFGSWFDHVKSWLNAEDKEHIMHISYEEMIMDLKDAVGRMAQFLQKSLDPEVIEKIADRCLFKNMRKNNMSNYSIVPLAFLDQTKSEFLRKGIAEDWKNQLPVAEAEYFDSVYKDRMKDVNYTFVWDELVPPA, from the exons ATGACTGAGGCAGAGTTATACACGGTGTACAAGGGGCTCCGCGTGCCCTCCTTGCTGCACACGCCAAAGAGTCTGAAATACTTCGAAGAGTTTACCTTTCGCCAAGATGATATCATCATTGTAACGTATCCCAAGTCAG GTACGACTTGGACGCAGGAGATTGTCCCTCTGATCATGAGTGGAGGAGATCCGGCATCTGTGGAGACTGTTCCTAACTGGGAACGTGTTCCCTGGCTGGAGGAAATTCAGGCCAGCACATATAACCTAGAACAGAGGCCGTCTCCACGAATGTTAACCACACATTTCCCGTACAACATGATGCCTCCATCCTTCTTTGAAGTTAGGCCAAAG GTCATCTATGTGATGAGGAACCccaaagatgtgtttgtgtcttcctttttttatcatAGGACAGCTTCCTTCCTGGTAAACCCAGGCCCACAGACCGAGTTCCTCCACAAGTTCCTTGATGGAAAAG TTATGTTTGGCTCGTGGTTTGACCATGTAAAGAGCTGGCTGAATGCTGAAGATAAAGAGCACATAATGCACATCTCCTATGAAGAGATGATAATG gatcTGAAGGACGCTGTGGGCAGAATGGCTCAGTTCCTGCAGAAGTCTCTGGACCCTGAAGTGATAGAGAAGATAGCCGACCGATGTTTGTTCAAGAACATGAGGAAGAACAACATGTCAAACTACTCTATTGTTCCTCTTGCATTCCTGGACCAGACAAAGTCTGAGTTCCTCAGGAAAG GAATAGCTGAAGACTGGAAAAACCAACTCCCAGTGGCAGAAGCAGAGTACTTTGATTCTGTTTacaaagacagaatgaaagatgTAAACTACACATTTGTATGGGATGAGTTGGTACCCCCAGCAtaa